TATTTTTTTAATGCCTTGGCGAAGGAACCGCCAACGACACCTAGACCTACAATTGCAATAGTTGTCATCTCTTTCTATCCCTTCTTATTGGTTAATGCGGAATCAAACCTTCCTAATACTTGAAGGTGTTCAGAAACCTGTTCTAAGGTTTGCCATAATAATTCGAATGGGACAGTAGATTTTGAAACATCCACTTCCATAAAGAACCCGTAAGCAAATGGTTTACCAGCAATTGGACGCGCGTTAAGTGATTCCATATTACAGTCAAATAAGGTAAAAACTTGGAGTAGCTTAGCTAATGCGCCTGATTCGTGTTTGGTCTCAATGTAAAGCGATAAAATGTCGCCTTTTAGGGTGACTTTTTCATTCGGAGCCATAATATAAAAACGAGTGGTATTCATGGATTCTGTTTGAACACTAGCTGCTAGTTGCTTTAAGCCATAGAGTTCACCCGCTCGTTTACTTGCTAAGGCGGCTTGGTGAATACTACCTTCTTCCGCTATAAACTGGGCAGATTTAGCTGTATCTTCATAAGCTTTAGCTGTGATATGCGGATGATTAGCGAAAAAGGTATCGCACTGAGATAGGGCTTCTGGATGCGAATAAGCTTCTGTAATGGTGTTAATCTCGCTAGTCTCTAGCCCCCATAAATAGTGCTGGATGGATTGATAATTTTCGTCAATTGCTACTAGAGACCGATAACGTAACAAATCAACCGTTCGAGCGATAAGGCCTGTCGTCGAATTTTCGACTGGTATGACGATTAAATCAAGATGGCCGTCTTCTATCTCATCGATTAATGCTTTAAAAGATGAATAACCAATCGCTGTCGCATCTTGCAATTGATGTGCTTGTTTATATTCTTGTAAGGCTGTTTCACTATAAGATCCCGGAACACCTTGATAACCAATTTTCATTATAATTCCCCCTATTTCAATAAAAAAACTCTACCCAGAAATAATCTAAGTAGAGTACATAAGGTTTTCTCCCGTTGTTACAACATATCAGGAATTACCTTGCCGTTCAGCCACTTTGTTATTTCAAGCGGCAATCAAACGCAGATAAGCCACCTTAGATATGATGAAAAAATCATTCGCTCATACCACAGGTTGGCATGAACGCTATCTAAAGTAGCTAAAATATGTGATTGATTGACTAGCAAGTTTAATAGACATGATATAACCTCTTTTCATTTATGCTTCCATCCTACATGAGTTTTAGCTAAAAAACAAGATATTTTCTCATTTATTTCTCATCTGATTGTAAAAGTTTATCACTGAGTCAATTAGAGCACTCGGCTGTGCAATAAAAAAGTCATGTTGACCATTGGGAACAATCGTCAAATCTGCATTTGGTATCAGAGTCGCCATTTGTTTCGTATGACTGAGCGGAATAACATCTAACTCCCCCGCCATCACTAAAACAGGGCAACTAATCGCTTTTAAATCAGACTCTTCTAAGGCTAGTTGGTCTAACATTAATCGCAAGATGCTCTCTTTTCTTTTTTGCTCTTCAGATGGCGCTAGCTGTCTTAACTGCTTTAACTCTTCCAACAATTCACTGTATAAAGGTTCAACTAATGCGGTTTGATCATAGTTAGCTCCCATAATGGTTAGTGACGTTACACGCTTTGGATAATGGGCTGCTAAATAGAGACCAATATTACCACCATCGCTAAATCCAATGATATGAACGGATTTCAACTGATTAGCATCCATTAAACAGACAATATCTTCTGCAATTTGTTGAAAAGTCAACAACTCAACAGCAAAGTCTGATTTGCCATGACCTCTTGTGTCGAGCGCATAAACCGCGTAATTCTCGGTAAAGGCGTCAAAAATACCTGAAAAAATATCAGCATTCTCATTGTTACCATGTAGAAAGAGGATGGCCTCCCCTTCGCCAGCTTGTAGGTAACGTAATTTACCTAGCTTTGTTTCAAGGTAGTGTTCATTCATCTAGATTATCCTCAAGCTGCCAATCGATTGGTGTCTTTCCTCGTTTTATTAATTCTTCATTTATTTTTGAGAAAGGTTTTGTTCCAAAAAACCCACGATGAGCAGACAAGGGACTCGGATGGGGTGCCGTTAAAATAATGTGTTTTTCACTATCAATTAAGGCTGTCTTAGCAATCGAGGCATTTCCCCATAAGACAAAAATAACCGGTTCTTGCCGCTTGTTAAGTGCACGAATAACCGCATCCGTCAGCATCTCCCAACCTTTACCGCGGTGGGAATAAGCTTGACCTTGTCGAACAGTGAGAACGGTATTGAGTAGGAAGACACCTTGATCTGCCCATTTTCTCAAGTCGCCATGGTTGGCAGCTTTGATTCCTAAATCAGATGCTAATTCCTTATATATATTTCTCAATGATGGTGGTATAGCGACACCTTTTTGAACAGAGAAGCTTAGCCCATGAGCTTGGTTAGGTCCATGATATGGATCCTGCCCTAAAATGACCACTTTCACTGCTTGGTAAGGGGTCCGTTCAAAAGCTTCCCAAATGTGGTCCATCTCTGGATAGATGGTTTGCGTTTGATATTCTTCTTTTAAAAAGTTCCGCAACTGTTGGTAGTAGGCGGACTGAAATTCCTCTTCTAGGAGATTTTGCCAATCATTATGAATGATTTGTTTCATTTTTAGCACCTCTCGTCCTTATTTGTTATATTTTAACACACTTCAGATTGTCCATTTTCTTCTATTTAATGATAAACTAGTAGCAGAACACTATAATGGGAGGTTTTTTCGTGATTGAATTAATTGTTTCAGATATGGATGGTACCTTATTAAATAATAAATTAGCTGTTTCTGATACCAATCGTGAAGCGATTGAATATGCAGAACGTAAAGGCATTAAGTTTATGGTTGCAACTGGACGTGGGTATACAGAAGCCGTTCCTGCCTTAAAAGAAGCAGGTATTTCTTGTCCTATGATTACCGTTAATGGCGGCCAACTCTTCGATGAAGCGGGTAACTTGATCGCTAATATTGGGATTGATAAAGCACGGATTCGCCGTATCCTTGATTTTGTGAGATCAAAAGGATTATATGCCGAAATCGTTACGACAAAAGGTGTCTTTTCAGATGATAAGGTCGGTCGTATCGAAACGATGACAACCTTATTACAAACAACTAATCCTGATACAACCTTTAAAATGGCACTTGTCTTAGCTCTAAGTCGTCTGGAATTATTGAATATTCATTACGTGAATCATTTTGATGAGGTTTTAGATGACGATAGTTCTCAAATATTAAAAGTGTTAGTCTTTAGTAATATCGGACAACCCGAATTGCAAGTCATTCGAGAAGAATTTGAAACAGATGAGGAACTGATTATTACCTCTTCTTTCTTTAACAATATTGAAATTAACCATGTTGAAGCACAAAAAGGAATTGCGGTTGAACGCTTCGCTAAAGAAATGGGTATTTCAATGGAAAATGTGATGACAATTGGTGATAACTTTAACGATGCATCTATGCTTAAAAATGCAGGTGTCAGCTTTGCGATGGGAAATGCTGAAGAAGGCGTTAAAGCGATTGCCAAATATGTGACATCAACCAATAATGAGAATGGCGTAGCTGATGCTATTTTCAGAGCAATTAACGAAAAATTATAATTAAGGTAACACTTTGCTCCCCTTCTTCGTCTTTAAAGATAGAAGGGAGTTGTTAAAAATGGACCAATACATGGAATTAATTAGCAATACGGGCTTTCCAATCGTTATTTCTCTCTACTTATTAAGTAGAATGGAGAAAAAATTGGATTCTCTCGTTAATGCGATTGATAAGCTGTGCGAGTCTTACACGACAGCGAATAAGCGTTAAACTCGGCGAGACCTCTTTCATTTTTGAAAGTGGTCTTTTTCATTTCTCATTTTTTTCTCATTGTGTTCTTTTTAAATGGTGGTTTTTTTGATAGAATGGTTAGGAGTAATGGAAATGGGCTTGCAAACAGCTTGCCTGAAAGGAGAATCATGATGGCAGACGCAAAAGTTCTGGTTCAAGATTTAAAAAAGAGTTTCGGAGATAATGAAGTATTAAAAGGTATTGATATGACAATTACAGAAGGTGAAGTCGTTTGTATTATTGGTCCTTCTGGTTCTGGGAAAAGTACATTCCTCCGTTGTTTAAATGGTTTGGAAGAAATCTCTGGTGGAGCAGTTCTCGTCGATAATGTTGACATTACCAATCCTAAAACAGATATTAATAAAGTTCGAGAAGAGATTGGTATGGTTTTCCAACATTTTAATCTTTTCCCTCACTTAACGGTAGCTGAAAATATTACACTTGCTCCTGTTGAATTAAAACGAATGTCTAAAGAAGAAGCAAAGAAAAAAGCTTTGGAATTATTGCAAACAGTTGGCTTAGTCGAAAAAGCAGATGTTTTCCCTAATTCACTATCAGGTGGACAAAAACAACGTGTCGCTATTGCACGTGCTCTTGCTATGAATCCTGATATTATGCTGTTTGATGAACCAACATCAGCACTAGACCCTGAAATGGTTGGGGAAGTTTTAGAAGTTATGAAGCAGCTTGCTAAAGATGGGATGACAATGGTTGTCGTTACCCATGAGATGGGCTTTGCCCGCGAAGTTGGTGACCGGGTGATTTTTATGGATGGTGGTTATATCGTTGAAGAAGGTACACCAGTTGATGTCTTCCAAAATCCGCAGCATCTACGTACTCAAGATTTCTTAAATAAAGTGCTATAATTAGAAAAAGTCGAGAAGGATGATCTTCTCGACTTTTTTTGCAGATAAATGTGAGTTGAATAGATTGCTTGGCTTTCTACTTACTCTACCGTTCGCAATGTCAAACAGAAAAGCACAACCGCTAAACGGTTGTGCTTTGTTTTAGTTCAATATTTTAATTGTTAATGTTTGACGACCAAAGTCATAGCAAGCTTGTAAGTCTTCCATATGAAGGTCAATTTTATTTCCAATGATTGCTGATCCGGTATCTCCTGCAATAGCAATTCCGTATCCTGGTACTTCAACAATTGACCCTAGAGGAACAACACTTGGGTCAACAGCAATAACCATTGGATTCACTCTTAAGTCAATACCTGTACGCGTAAAATTGGTTAAGTATGGCTCATTACGAGAATAGGCAGTTGCGACAACTGTTAAGGTCTTTCCATCTGTACTTGGAGTTGGGGTTTCTGCAATCGTGTCCTCTTTTTCAGTAGGATTAGTTGTTTGAACAGGCGTCTTGTTTACCGATTCTTTAGCTGCAGCTTCTTCAGCTCTTGCCCGTTCTTCTGCTTTAGCTTGAGCAGCTAATACAGCGCGTTCTGCTTCTTCTTGTGCATGAATTTCAGCTTGTTTGGCAGCTTCTTCAGCAGCGATGCGATCAGCTTCTGCTTTCTCAGCTGCTTCTTTTTCTTGACGGGCCACTTCAGCTAGACGATTTTCTTCGGTTGTTTTATCAGTTAAAATTTCTTGCAAGACAAGCTCATTATTAGATAAAACGGTCTGAAGTTCTTCCAATTCAGTATGAAGAGAGTCCGTTTCGATACGAGCCAATTCAGCCTTGGCTTTTCCATCTGCAACTTCTTGAGCGAGACGATTTTCCAAAGCAATCATTTTCTTTTCTTCTTCTATGGCTAATTCGATTCGTTCGTTATCAGCTGCTTGAAGTTGGCCAATTAGAATAAACTTAGCTAAAAAGTCTGAAAAGTTATCTGACTTTAGCAACATTAAAATACGGTTGTCAGAAGATGGGCTTGTTTGTAAAGCGACTAATCGTTCTTTCAATTGATTTTTCCGAGCTGCTATGACTTCTTTTTGCTTGTCAATTTCTTCTAATGTTTTTTCTTGCTGGGTTTCTATCTCTGCTACTTCAAGATTTAAGCTGTCTAGTTCAGATTTTCGCTCATTAATCGACATCAGCATCGTGCTAATATCGCCTTGTAATGCTTGAATTTCTTCCGTTTTCTTTTGTTCTTGCGCATTCAACTGCTCTAATGTTGACGCATGAATCGGTGTTGCTAACAACAGTTGTCCTGCTAAACTAGCAAGAAGAACTTTTCCGAGCTTACGACTTTTACTCACTTGGGCTCGCCTCTTTCTTTTCAGATTCCTATCCATTATACGCTTTGTTATGGAGTGGGGGGTTTCATTTCTCTTACGATTCAATGTCAAAACGACTGTTTTGTAACAAGTTTGTAATATAGTTTAGTTCGAAATTCCTTTGCTTCCACACTCTCAGATTGCTATCATAGAAGAATATACAAGTGAAAAGGAGATTAACTATGTCTAAAAAAGCTTATTATGCAGCCCCTCTTTTTTCAGAAATGGAACTGCAATACAACCGTTATTTAACCGATTTAATAAAAAAAGAATTCTCAGATTTAGATATTTATATCCCTCAAGATCAAGGCGATATCAACGATAAAAATGCCTACGCTGATTCAATAATGATTGCAAAATATGATACAGATGCCCTTCTTGCTTCTGATATTATGATTGCTGTTTTAGATGGCGCAACAATTGATGTTGGTGTTGCAACTGAAATTGGTGTTGCTTATCAAGCAGGTATTCCCGTTATCGGCTTGTACACGGATTCTCGCCAACAAGGAGCAACTAATCCTCAAAAATTAGAAGCGCTACAAACGATTGCCGAGTCACAATTTTCATACGCAAACTTGTATACAATCGGTCTTATCAAAACAAATGGTATAGTTGTCGGCAACTCAACAGACCTACTCAAAGAAATTCATCGTTATCTAAACTAACATAGCGGCATCAGGAAGAATTGACTTCCTGATGCCGCTTTTTTTATGTTGATGGTTAAAACTGTCGAGTGGGCGATTATAAAGCAACCACTCGACACTTTTTAAGAGTTTAACACTTTTCGTGAATTGAAAATGATAATTTCATGACAAAATGCCTTTCTTTCTATAAAATGACCTTAAGAGAATACTTAGGAGGACGCTTTATGAATTCAGAAATGATTAGTTTAATTGATATCGGATCAAATACGATTCGCTTGGTTATCTTTGAAATTGGGGAAGATTACCGTCTATATGAACTGCAGAATATCAAAACCCCTGCTCGTCTCTCACAATACCTCAACGAGGATAAAGTGATGTCTCAGGACGGTATTGATGTTTTAGTCAATGTTCTTGATAATTTTTACGACGTTTCGAAGCGTTATAAGGTTTCAAAACTGATGCCAATGGCGACGGCTGCCATTCGTCAAGCCGCTAATCAAGCCGACATTTTGAAGCAGGTCAAAAAGAAAGTTGGCATTCAGATACAGATCATTCCTGAAGAAAAAGAAGCTTTTTATGGTAGTTACGCTGTGGCCCGTACCACCCAAACAAAAAACAGTGTTACCGTTGATATTGGAGGGGGAAGTACGGAAATTACCCTTTTCGAAAATAAAAAAGTCATTAACTACCATAGTTTTCCCTTTGGCGTCGTGACCTTGAAGCAACTCTTTTTTTCCGACAAAGACCACAACAATGACAAGGCCATTGTGAAAATGACTCAGTTCGTTAAAGAGCAATTCAAATCTTTAAAATGGCTAAAAAAATGTCAACTTCCGATAACTGCAATAGGTGGATCTGCTAGAAGCATTGCCAATGTTCATCAGAGAACTGTCGACTATCCGCTAGGTGGTGTACACGGTTATCAAATGTCAGCTAATGATTTAAATGATACCTTAGAACTCTTCAAATCATTAACAATTCCTGAATTGCAAAATCTAGACGGGCTCAGCCAAGATCGTGCTGATATTATTATTCCAGCCAACGTTGTTTTTAAGAGCTTGTTTGAAGAGGTGAAGGCACCCGTCTTTATCTTTAGCAATAAGGGGCTTCGCGAAGGAATCATTATGGATTATATTAATGAAAAAACTGATCAAACGGCCTTTTCTACTCAAAATGTAGCTAACCAAAGTATTTACAGACTTGGGCTTGCTTACCATACTCAAGATCATGTTGCTGACTACAGAGGTTTTTTAGTTAGTGCGCTCTATGAGGAACTTTGTAAGCAGAATATTTTTGAAAAAGATGGCCAAATCGCACGTCTTTTACAGTATGGCAGCTACCTATATTATATGGGGGAATACATTGAAAATAGCGCTGGATCTCAGCATACCTTTTATATTATTTCCAATAGTGAATTAGATGGCGTATCTCATCAAGACCGTGTCGTTATTAGTTTGCTAGCTAGCTATAAAAACAAATCTCTTTTCAATCAATATATTAAGCCATTTCATCATTGGTTTAATGTCAGCTACATCGACCATATCCGCCATTTAGGTGGTGTCATTAAATTTGCTAATGCCTTGAACGATTCGCATATGTCTGTGATTAAAAAAATATCCTTAGTTAAAACGAAGGATGGATACGACTTACAACTCTTCCATAACGGTCCTGTTATCGCTGAACGGTACCGCGCATCTCGACAAAAAAAACATTTAGATCGCTTATTGAGAAAAGATTTAAACCTATCATTTATTGAATTACCCTAATCTTATTCTATTGGAGGCATTTATCACATGACTCAAGAAACTCTCATTAATCTTGCTTCACCAGATTTTTACTTTAATCGAGAATTGAGCTGGCTCGATTTTAATCGCCGGGTGATTTTAGAAGCGCGTGATTCGCATAATCCCCTCCTAGAACGGATGAATTTCCTAGCCATTGGCAGTTCAAACCTCGACGAATTTTTCATGGTACGTGTTGCTGGTCTCCAAGATCAATTGAAATTTGGCTTTGATCAGCCAGACTCTAAAACATTGATGACATCAGACCAACAACTCAATGCCATCTCAGAAAAGAACCGAAAAAATGTCGCCCTTCAATACGACAGCTACGAATCATTGCGAGAAGAAGCCTGTCAGTATCAGCTTCAATTTGTTTCCATTGAGGACTTAACTGAAGATGAGTACACGGAAGTGAATCACTACTACTATGAGTCGCTCTTGCCTATTTTAACACCACTAAGAATTGATGCTTACCACCCCTTCCCGCATTTAAATAATAAGATGCTGCATCTCTTTGTACGGTTGAAGCAAGGTAAGAACGGGCAAAATGCCGTTATTCCTATACCGACACTGACTAGCCGTTACTACGTGATTCAAAACGGTGACCAACGAAAGTTTGTTTTTCTCGAAGATATTATCGCTAACTATTTGTATACGCTCTTTCCCGGTATCGAAATCGTTGATTATTTTGTTTTTCGTATCACTCGAAATGCAGATTTAGATATTAATGAAGATGGCGCCGAAGATTTATTATTAGTCATTGAAGATTTTTTAAAGCAACGTAAAAATGGATCAGCTGTCCGACTAGAAGTTGATCACCGTCATTCTAAAACAGATGTTTCTGAGAGTATTCAGTTTCTAATGGACGAACTAGAATTAAAAGAACGTGACTATTATTCAATCAATGGTCCACTCGACTTAACCTTTATTTTCCAAATCAGTAGCATGTTGAAGGCAGATTTCCCCGAGCTAGCTTATCAGCCCTTCCAACCGACTATACCTACTGAATTAAAGGATAACGATTTATTCGAGGTCATTGAGAAACAAGATGTCTTCCTACACCACCCCTATGATTCCTTTGACCCAGTCATTGCCTTTATTAATGAGGCAGCCGACGACAAGGATACTTGGGCGATTAAACAAACACTCTATCGCGTCTCCAAAGATTCACCTATTGTCGGTGCGCTTAAGCGAGCTGCTGAAAACGGTATTCAAGTGACTGTTCTCGTTGAATTGAAGGCTCGTTTTGACGAAGAAAATAACCTCCACTGGGCTAAAGAATTAGAAGAATCTGGCGCCAACGTTCTTTATGGTATGTCTGATTTAAAAACGCATAGTAAAATCGCTCTTGTCGTTAAAAAGAAAAATGGGAAAATGATTCGTTATGTTCATCTTGGAACTGGAAACTATAATGACCAAACCGCTAAACTTTATGAGGATATGGGTATTATGACAACTAACCAAGAAATTGGTGAAGATGCCACACTCTTTTTTAATTACTTAAGTGGCTATTCAGAAACACCTGTTTACAAGCATCTCTATGTTTCGCCTGACCGGATTCGCTTATCCTTTTTCAATTACATTGAAAAAGAAATTGCCCTTCATAAAAAATATCAAAGCGGTCGTATTATTGCCAAAATGAATTCATTGACTGATAAAAAGATTATTATGAAACTTTATGAAGCTAGCCAAGCTGGTGTTCAAATTGATCTAATTATTCGAGGTATTTGTTGCTTAAGAGCCGGCATTCCAGGGGTAAGTGAGAATATTCGGGTGAGAAGTATTGTTGGTCGCTTTTTAGAACACAGTCGCATTTACTATTTCCATCAAAATGGCAAACGGCATCTCTTTTTGTCATCCGCTGATATGATGACGCGTAATATGGTTGACCGTGTTGAAATTGAATTTCCTGTTTTAGATGAAGCAATCAAGGATGAAATTTTGTCGATTATTGATTATTATTTGGCAGATAATGTCAAAGCGAGAGAACTACTAGCAGATGGCAAATATGACTATATTAGAAATGACCAGGAACAAATAGTCGCTCAAGATTACTTTATGCTCCTATCCCAACCAAAAGAGGCTATTATCGAGCCATTAGAAAAACCATTGGATACGCTAGTGGAAACAGCAGCTGACTCTTCTATTCCGGTTCAAACATTTCTACCATTACTAATATTAGCAAGCTTTCTACTGGGTGTTATTTTAGCCCAAGTGATTGATTTAATCCCACTCATTATCGCAACCTTTCTTGCTGTTTTAGTTACCATTCTTGTTATAAGCTTAAAAAAACGCCCATTCAGTTAAATCTGAACGGGCGTTTCGTTTATTATTTTTTTACTTTAGCAAGAACTAAACCAATGACAAAGCCGATGGTAGCTGGGATGAGCCAACCCATGCCATAATTAAATAAAGGAATGTAGGCCTGTGCCCACTCAGAAAGAAAACCAATTCTAAAAAAAGTTTTAGCTTCAACTGGCAAGGCATGACTAAAATCAACAATCGCAAACGGCATAGTAAAAACGGTCGTTACCTGATAAACAATCGCATGATCTTTAAACAGCGGACTGACTAATGCCACTAAAATCAAAGTAATCGCTAATGGGTAAAGGAACATCAAAACTGGAACTGAATAGGCAATTATTTGTGATAAACCTAGATTGGCAACTCCAAATGAAATAGCTGTAAACAGAAACACAAATTGATTGTAACTTAGTTTGTTTGGAAATAACGTAACGAACATTTCGCTAATGGCTGTAATTAGCCCCACTGCAGTTTTAAAACAAGCTACAGTAATAATGATAGCTAGGAAAATTGCTCCGAAACTTCCAAAGTAATGATGAGAAATTTCAGCTAATGCTATCCCACCATTTTCACTAACATTGAAAATACCTTGACTAGAAGCTCCGATATAAACAAGGCTGGTATAAATGACAATCATTAATAGCATACTAAATACACCTGCAATAACGGTATCACGTGCAATGCGTGATGGTTTAGTAACGCCTAAACTTTGAATGGTACGAACCACAATAATCCCAAATGCCAGTGATGCTAAAGCATCCATCGTGTTATAACCTTCTAAAAAACCAGTGAAGAATGCACCGCTTTGATAGGCTTCTGCTACAGCTACTGTGCTAACGTCTCCCATTGGTTTCAATAAAGAAAAGATAATCATTAATGCCAATGACCCTAAGAAGATTGGATTAAGGATTTTCCCAACCCATGTTAAAATACCAGATGGTCGTAAAGAGAACCACAAGGACGCTCCAAAAAATAAGAAAGAAAAGATAAATAAAAATAAGGCTAGTTGATTGGCATCTAAATATGGCGCTAGTGCCACTTCAAACGATACTGTAGCAGTACGAGGTGTCGAAAAGAAAGGCCCAATTGTTAAGTACAAGGCGATTGTAAAAAACAAACCATACTTATGACTGATTTTGCTCGCTAGGACATACAGACTGTCTTTTCGAGAAAGACCCATTGCCACAATTCCTAAAAAGGGTAACCCAACTGCTGTAATAATAAAGCCCAGTGTTGCTTGTATCATCTGAGAACCAGACATTTGTCCCATTTGAATAGGAAAAATTAAATTTCCAGCCCCAAAAAACAAACCAAAGAGCATTGATCCAATAAATAAATATTCTTTTAGTGTTAATTTTTTATCCATAATAACTCCTCTATCACAATGAAAATCACACGCCGATTAATTGTAACATCTTTTTTAGCCTTCTACCACCTGCCCTAAAAAATGTTATAATGTTGGTATTGAAGACTTTTTTATGAAAGGAGTATTTCCTTGGAAAAAGATAACTTACTGATGACCGAGGTGACCATTCAAGGGCGTTTTTATGATATGGCTCTTTATAGCGGCAAGCTTTATTTATGGGGAAATGATCAGACATTACACATTTATCGTTGGAATAAGTGGATGGAGTCAGTTGTTTTTTCAGACTTACCCATTTATCAATATGCACTTTCAACACAATTTCTATCTTTAAACATATCAAATCTAGCTCCCTTCTTAGTAAAAGAAGTGGTTATTTCACCACATATGCGCGATTTTGTCATTTTCAATCATACGCTCTATCTGATAACAGATGATGGCTTCTACAGTTTAGATACGGATCAGGCAGAGCCTCACTTAAATAAAATCCAATCAGGTAGTTTCCACCTTCTATCCTTAAGTGAAAAGAACCGTATGATTTTAGTTTCTAATGAGACGGGTGTTTATGAATATCGATCTGAACAACAAAAAATGATTCATTGGGACGATACACCGACCGCTTCAATTGTTTGGGATAATCATCATATTTTACAACTTGATGACGCTAAGCAGCCCTTACAGCTTTTGCGTTTCCATGTCAGTAAAAAGGAACCCATTCTTTTAAGCAAGGTGTCAAAAGACCAACTCTATACCCAGCAG
This genomic interval from Jeotgalibaca arthritidis contains the following:
- a CDS encoding RNA degradosome polyphosphate kinase translates to MTQETLINLASPDFYFNRELSWLDFNRRVILEARDSHNPLLERMNFLAIGSSNLDEFFMVRVAGLQDQLKFGFDQPDSKTLMTSDQQLNAISEKNRKNVALQYDSYESLREEACQYQLQFVSIEDLTEDEYTEVNHYYYESLLPILTPLRIDAYHPFPHLNNKMLHLFVRLKQGKNGQNAVIPIPTLTSRYYVIQNGDQRKFVFLEDIIANYLYTLFPGIEIVDYFVFRITRNADLDINEDGAEDLLLVIEDFLKQRKNGSAVRLEVDHRHSKTDVSESIQFLMDELELKERDYYSINGPLDLTFIFQISSMLKADFPELAYQPFQPTIPTELKDNDLFEVIEKQDVFLHHPYDSFDPVIAFINEAADDKDTWAIKQTLYRVSKDSPIVGALKRAAENGIQVTVLVELKARFDEENNLHWAKELEESGANVLYGMSDLKTHSKIALVVKKKNGKMIRYVHLGTGNYNDQTAKLYEDMGIMTTNQEIGEDATLFFNYLSGYSETPVYKHLYVSPDRIRLSFFNYIEKEIALHKKYQSGRIIAKMNSLTDKKIIMKLYEASQAGVQIDLIIRGICCLRAGIPGVSENIRVRSIVGRFLEHSRIYYFHQNGKRHLFLSSADMMTRNMVDRVEIEFPVLDEAIKDEILSIIDYYLADNVKARELLADGKYDYIRNDQEQIVAQDYFMLLSQPKEAIIEPLEKPLDTLVETAADSSIPVQTFLPLLILASFLLGVILAQVIDLIPLIIATFLAVLVTILVISLKKRPFS
- the brnQ gene encoding branched-chain amino acid transport system II carrier protein, with translation MDKKLTLKEYLFIGSMLFGLFFGAGNLIFPIQMGQMSGSQMIQATLGFIITAVGLPFLGIVAMGLSRKDSLYVLASKISHKYGLFFTIALYLTIGPFFSTPRTATVSFEVALAPYLDANQLALFLFIFSFLFFGASLWFSLRPSGILTWVGKILNPIFLGSLALMIIFSLLKPMGDVSTVAVAEAYQSGAFFTGFLEGYNTMDALASLAFGIIVVRTIQSLGVTKPSRIARDTVIAGVFSMLLMIVIYTSLVYIGASSQGIFNVSENGGIALAEISHHYFGSFGAIFLAIIITVACFKTAVGLITAISEMFVTLFPNKLSYNQFVFLFTAISFGVANLGLSQIIAYSVPVLMFLYPLAITLILVALVSPLFKDHAIVYQVTTVFTMPFAIVDFSHALPVEAKTFFRIGFLSEWAQAYIPLFNYGMGWLIPATIGFVIGLVLAKVKK